One window of the Onychostoma macrolepis isolate SWU-2019 chromosome 21, ASM1243209v1, whole genome shotgun sequence genome contains the following:
- the rbm27 gene encoding RNA-binding protein 27 isoform X3, with protein MIIENVDALKSWLAKLLEPICDADPSALANYVVALVKKDKPEKELRALCADQLDVFLQKETTGFVDKLFECLTTKNYLGNPAAKEESKIPVQKLEEKEETSHVEEDRDNRRRRSPLRNRSDFNESRARDDRRRDDRKRRELERHGKSGESYRDRHERRGGSSRGRSYSRSRSRSRSSSRGKSREREHNQRRAEHRSKFEQERKDTEPYNPSSAHMGNPHHQQNHPPPLLPLPLPQHQFPSSGSPAVPNAVSVVAPAHLPDSTTESWSTYFTNHTDGKTFNKSSTLKHRCRDYDEKGFCIRGDLCPFDHGNDPLIVDDVTLPTMIPFPPPPSLPRMPMPPMTEPPPGMPMPLPLPPPHGQPPPPGIYPMPGPPLIPATGIDTPPHSRTSTSSPLALPGVGPPPPPPPPPPPSSSSSTSASLHPQYTLSEYSYDPEAYNPESPGLTGPGRAQYRHFIPRIQTQRPNLIGLTSGDGQNSRAANIVIQTEPSITSVLSNEVRYNSEQENRKRCLPSIDGPQAKKPWMEKPNFNNQHKPTFPKKNHYVNTKLEVRKIPRELNNITKLNEHFSKFGTIVNIQVVFGGDPEAALIQYTANDEARRAISSTEAVLNNRFIRVYWHREATSNTQEQGPSQSTNPGQQHPTTHKVINKQHTAGSYVLNNTFPKQQIATGAAGTTGPTGGTEPTSPSQEPSVGLTPPSSLPKGPFSRTVLKTASKSLGKTGKALEAQEVLKKKHEALKLQQDMRKKKQEMLEKQIECQKVLINRLEKNRGMKPEERANIMKTLKELTEKISQLKNEISPTSQATANTTQTKSKTDAQKELLDAELDFHKKLTSGEDTTDLKRRLGQLQVEATRLGLIPAGRGKPPAAPSRGRGRGRGRSLRGRGGGNHMVVDHRPRALTIIGFTQEEKEELMPHFVKFGEIEELHDHDATSVVMTFKTRSEAENAANQGAKFKGRILQISWYKPKTPSVSTEPEEEESKEEVNAAGIHVMTEPVSPFLLPEEEEEDDDEDDEYESRSWRR; from the exons ATGATTATAGAAAATGTTGACGCTCTGAAATCCTGGCTGGCTAAACTTCTTGAACCCAT ATGTGATGCTGACCCATCTGCATTGGCAAACTACGTTGTGGCGTTAGTGAAGAAGGATAAACCAGAGAAAGAACTCCGAGCATTGTGTGCGGATCAGTTGGACGTTTTCCTTCAGAAAG AGACTACAGGGTTTGTCGACAAACTCTTTGAATGTCTAACCACCAAAAATTATTTGGGAAATCCAGCTGCTAAAGAAGAGAGTAAAATCCCAGTGCAGAAGCTTGAGGAGAAGGAAGAG ACTAGTCATGTTGAAGAAGATAGGGataacagaagaagaagaagcccATTAAGGAATCGTTCTGACTTCAATGAATCAAG GGCTAGAGATGACCGCAGGAGAGACGACCGTAAGCGGCGGGAACTGGAACGTCACGGAAAGAGCGGAGAATCATACCGAGACCGTCATGAGCGGCGAGGAGGAAGCTCACGGGGGAGAAGCTACAGTCGAAGCAGGAGTCGTAGCCGCAGTAGCAGCCGTGGAAAGAGCCGAGAAAGAGAGCACAATCAGAGGAGAG CAGAGCACAGATCCAAATTTGAGCAGGAGCGGAAGGACACAGAGCCTTACAACCCATCCTCTGCCCACATGGGTAACCCACACCACCAGCAGAACCATCCACCCCCCCTGCTCCCTCTGCCCCTTCCTCAGCACCAGTTCCCCTCCTCAGGGAGCCCCGCTGTCCCCAACGCCGTATCCGTGGTAGCACCGGCTCACCTGCCCGACAGCACTACAGAGAGCTGGTCCACATACTTCACCAACCACACAGACGGCAAGACGTTCAACAAGAGCAGCACACTTAAACATCGCTGCAGAGACTACGACG AGAAAGGATTTTGCATACGAGGCGATCTGTGTCCTTTTGACCACGGTAATGACCCTCTGATCGTGGATGACGTCACGCTTCCTACCATGATCCCGTTTCCACCCCCACCAAGCCTGCCCCGGATGCCCATGCCGCCTATGACAGAACCTCCTCCTGGCATGCCCATGCCGCTGCCGCTGCCCCCTCCCCACGGACAGCCTCCGCCTCCAGGCATCTACCCCATGCCAG GGCCTCCTCTAATCCCAGCTACTGGGATAGACACTCCACCCCACTCCAGAACCAGCACCTCTTCCCCTTTGGCCCTGCCTGGAGTGGGACCTCCTcctccaccaccaccacctccacctccttcttcttcttcctccactTCTGCCTCTCTCCACCCTCAGTACACTCTCTCTGAAT ACAGCTATGATCCTGAGGCCTATAACCCAGAGTCTCCGGGACTGACCGGGCCAGGCAGAGCTCAGTACCGCCATTTCATCCCTCGCATCCAGACACAGAGACCCAATCTCATCGGCCTCACCTCTGGGGACGGACAAAACTCACGAG cGGCTAACATAGTAATCCAGACAGAGCCATCCATCACAAGTGTGTTGAGCAACGAGGTGAGGTACAACTCGGAGCAGGAGAACAGGAAGAGATGTCTGCCATCTATAGATGGACCGCAGGCCAAAAAACCCTGGATGGAAAA ACCAAATTTCAATAACCAGCATAAACCCACCTTCCCGAAAAAGAACCATTATGTAAACACCAAACTAGAGGTCCGCAAAATCCCCCGGGAACTTAACAACATCACCAAACTCAATGAGCACTTCAGCAAGTTTGGAACGATAGTCAACATCCAG GTGGTGTTTGGGGGCGACCCTGAGGCAGCATTGATCCAGTATACAGCTAATGATGAGGCTCGGAGGGCCATCTCCAGCACCGAAGCCGTTCTGAATAACCGCTTCATCAGAGTGTACTGGCATAGAGAGGCCACATCTAACACACAGGAACAGGGACCCAGTCAGAGCACAAACCCTGGACAACAACATCCCACAACACACAAG GTCATTAATAAGCAGCACACAGCAGGATCTTACGTGCTGAATAATACCTTCCCAAAACAGCAGATTGCCACAGGAGCCGCAGGCACAACGGGCCCCACGGGCGGCACTGAACCTACGAGCCCTAGCCAGGAGCCTtcagtg GGTTTGACACCACCTTCAAGTTTACCGAAGGGTCCGTTCTCACGCACGGTGTTGAAAACCGCATCAAAATCATTGGGAAAAACAGGCAAAGCACTTGAAGCCCAGGAGGTTTTGAAAAAGAAGCAT GAGGCGCTGAAACTGCAGCAAGACATGAGGAAGAAGAAACAAGAAATGCTTGAAAAACAGATCGAATGTCAGAAG GTGCTGATAAACCGCCTGGAAAAGAACAGAGGGATGAAGCCAGAGGAGAGAGCCAACATCATGAAGACTCTCAAAGAACTGACAGAAAAGATCTCTCAGCTGAAGAATGAGATCAGCCCGACCTCACAAGCTACTGCCAACACCACACAAACAAAGTCAAAAACAGAT GCACAGAAAGAGTTGCTTGACGCAGAGTTGGATTTCCATAAGAAGCTGACGTCAGGAGAAGACACCACAGACCTGAAGAGGAGGTTGGGTCAGTTGCAGGTGGAG GCAACACGGTTGGGTTTGATCCCGGCTGGGCGGGGCAAGCCACCAGCAGCACCAAGTCGAGGCAGAGGGAGGGGCCGGGGGCGGAGCCTGAGGGGGCGTGGAGGAGGCAATCACATGGTAGTAGACCACCGGCCTCGAGCCCTCACTATCATTGGCTTCACACAGGAAGAGAAGGAGGAGCTCATGCCGCATTTTGTG AAATTTGGCGAGATTGAGGAGCTTCATGACCATGATGCTACCAGTGTCGTGATGACCTTCAAAACCCGAAGTGAAGCGGAAAAT gctgCAAACCAAGGGGCGAAGTTCAAAGGTCGAATTTTACAGATCTCGTGGTACAAACCTAAAACTCCATCCGTGTCCACTGAACCAGAAGAGGAAGAGTCAAAGGAAGAGGTCAACGCCGCAGGAATTCATGTAATGACG GAGCCAGTTAGCCCCTTTCTGCTtccagaggaagaggaagaagatGATGACGAAGATGATGAATATGAGAGCCGCTCTTGGAGGCGATGA
- the rbm27 gene encoding RNA-binding protein 27 isoform X5: MIIENVDALKSWLAKLLEPICDADPSALANYVVALVKKDKPEKELRALCADQLDVFLQKETTGFVDKLFECLTTKNYLGNPAAKEESKIPVQKLEEKEETSHVEEDRDNRRRRSPLRNRSDFNESRARDDRRRDDRKRRELERHGKSGESYRDRHERRGGSSRGRSYSRSRSRSRSSSRGKSREREHNQRRAEHRSKFEQERKDTEPYNPSSAHMGNPHHQQNHPPPLLPLPLPQHQFPSSGSPAVPNAVSVVAPAHLPDSTTESWSTYFTNHTDGKTFNKSSTLKHRCRDYDEKGFCIRGDLCPFDHGNDPLIVDDVTLPTMIPFPPPPSLPRMPMPPMTEPPPGMPMPLPLPPPHGQPPPPGIYPMPDSYDPEAYNPESPGLTGPGRAQYRHFIPRIQTQRPNLIGLTSGDGQNSRGIRSANIVIQTEPSITSVLSNEVRYNSEQENRKRCLPSIDGPQAKKPWMEKPNFNNQHKPTFPKKNHYVNTKLEVRKIPRELNNITKLNEHFSKFGTIVNIQVVFGGDPEAALIQYTANDEARRAISSTEAVLNNRFIRVYWHREATSNTQEQGPSQSTNPGQQHPTTHKVINKQHTAGSYVLNNTFPKQQIATGAAGTTGPTGGTEPTSPSQEPSVGLTPPSSLPKGPFSRTVLKTASKSLGKTGKALEAQEVLKKKHEALKLQQDMRKKKQEMLEKQIECQKVLINRLEKNRGMKPEERANIMKTLKELTEKISQLKNEISPTSQATANTTQTKSKTDAQKELLDAELDFHKKLTSGEDTTDLKRRLGQLQVEATRLGLIPAGRGKPPAAPSRGRGRGRGRSLRGRGGGNHMVVDHRPRALTIIGFTQEEKEELMPHFVKFGEIEELHDHDATSVVMTFKTRSEAENAANQGAKFKGRILQISWYKPKTPSVSTEPEEEESKEEVNAAGIHVMTEPVSPFLLPEEEEEDDDEDDEYESRSWRR, translated from the exons ATGATTATAGAAAATGTTGACGCTCTGAAATCCTGGCTGGCTAAACTTCTTGAACCCAT ATGTGATGCTGACCCATCTGCATTGGCAAACTACGTTGTGGCGTTAGTGAAGAAGGATAAACCAGAGAAAGAACTCCGAGCATTGTGTGCGGATCAGTTGGACGTTTTCCTTCAGAAAG AGACTACAGGGTTTGTCGACAAACTCTTTGAATGTCTAACCACCAAAAATTATTTGGGAAATCCAGCTGCTAAAGAAGAGAGTAAAATCCCAGTGCAGAAGCTTGAGGAGAAGGAAGAG ACTAGTCATGTTGAAGAAGATAGGGataacagaagaagaagaagcccATTAAGGAATCGTTCTGACTTCAATGAATCAAG GGCTAGAGATGACCGCAGGAGAGACGACCGTAAGCGGCGGGAACTGGAACGTCACGGAAAGAGCGGAGAATCATACCGAGACCGTCATGAGCGGCGAGGAGGAAGCTCACGGGGGAGAAGCTACAGTCGAAGCAGGAGTCGTAGCCGCAGTAGCAGCCGTGGAAAGAGCCGAGAAAGAGAGCACAATCAGAGGAGAG CAGAGCACAGATCCAAATTTGAGCAGGAGCGGAAGGACACAGAGCCTTACAACCCATCCTCTGCCCACATGGGTAACCCACACCACCAGCAGAACCATCCACCCCCCCTGCTCCCTCTGCCCCTTCCTCAGCACCAGTTCCCCTCCTCAGGGAGCCCCGCTGTCCCCAACGCCGTATCCGTGGTAGCACCGGCTCACCTGCCCGACAGCACTACAGAGAGCTGGTCCACATACTTCACCAACCACACAGACGGCAAGACGTTCAACAAGAGCAGCACACTTAAACATCGCTGCAGAGACTACGACG AGAAAGGATTTTGCATACGAGGCGATCTGTGTCCTTTTGACCACGGTAATGACCCTCTGATCGTGGATGACGTCACGCTTCCTACCATGATCCCGTTTCCACCCCCACCAAGCCTGCCCCGGATGCCCATGCCGCCTATGACAGAACCTCCTCCTGGCATGCCCATGCCGCTGCCGCTGCCCCCTCCCCACGGACAGCCTCCGCCTCCAGGCATCTACCCCATGCCAG ACAGCTATGATCCTGAGGCCTATAACCCAGAGTCTCCGGGACTGACCGGGCCAGGCAGAGCTCAGTACCGCCATTTCATCCCTCGCATCCAGACACAGAGACCCAATCTCATCGGCCTCACCTCTGGGGACGGACAAAACTCACGAGGTATCAGAT cGGCTAACATAGTAATCCAGACAGAGCCATCCATCACAAGTGTGTTGAGCAACGAGGTGAGGTACAACTCGGAGCAGGAGAACAGGAAGAGATGTCTGCCATCTATAGATGGACCGCAGGCCAAAAAACCCTGGATGGAAAA ACCAAATTTCAATAACCAGCATAAACCCACCTTCCCGAAAAAGAACCATTATGTAAACACCAAACTAGAGGTCCGCAAAATCCCCCGGGAACTTAACAACATCACCAAACTCAATGAGCACTTCAGCAAGTTTGGAACGATAGTCAACATCCAG GTGGTGTTTGGGGGCGACCCTGAGGCAGCATTGATCCAGTATACAGCTAATGATGAGGCTCGGAGGGCCATCTCCAGCACCGAAGCCGTTCTGAATAACCGCTTCATCAGAGTGTACTGGCATAGAGAGGCCACATCTAACACACAGGAACAGGGACCCAGTCAGAGCACAAACCCTGGACAACAACATCCCACAACACACAAG GTCATTAATAAGCAGCACACAGCAGGATCTTACGTGCTGAATAATACCTTCCCAAAACAGCAGATTGCCACAGGAGCCGCAGGCACAACGGGCCCCACGGGCGGCACTGAACCTACGAGCCCTAGCCAGGAGCCTtcagtg GGTTTGACACCACCTTCAAGTTTACCGAAGGGTCCGTTCTCACGCACGGTGTTGAAAACCGCATCAAAATCATTGGGAAAAACAGGCAAAGCACTTGAAGCCCAGGAGGTTTTGAAAAAGAAGCAT GAGGCGCTGAAACTGCAGCAAGACATGAGGAAGAAGAAACAAGAAATGCTTGAAAAACAGATCGAATGTCAGAAG GTGCTGATAAACCGCCTGGAAAAGAACAGAGGGATGAAGCCAGAGGAGAGAGCCAACATCATGAAGACTCTCAAAGAACTGACAGAAAAGATCTCTCAGCTGAAGAATGAGATCAGCCCGACCTCACAAGCTACTGCCAACACCACACAAACAAAGTCAAAAACAGAT GCACAGAAAGAGTTGCTTGACGCAGAGTTGGATTTCCATAAGAAGCTGACGTCAGGAGAAGACACCACAGACCTGAAGAGGAGGTTGGGTCAGTTGCAGGTGGAG GCAACACGGTTGGGTTTGATCCCGGCTGGGCGGGGCAAGCCACCAGCAGCACCAAGTCGAGGCAGAGGGAGGGGCCGGGGGCGGAGCCTGAGGGGGCGTGGAGGAGGCAATCACATGGTAGTAGACCACCGGCCTCGAGCCCTCACTATCATTGGCTTCACACAGGAAGAGAAGGAGGAGCTCATGCCGCATTTTGTG AAATTTGGCGAGATTGAGGAGCTTCATGACCATGATGCTACCAGTGTCGTGATGACCTTCAAAACCCGAAGTGAAGCGGAAAAT gctgCAAACCAAGGGGCGAAGTTCAAAGGTCGAATTTTACAGATCTCGTGGTACAAACCTAAAACTCCATCCGTGTCCACTGAACCAGAAGAGGAAGAGTCAAAGGAAGAGGTCAACGCCGCAGGAATTCATGTAATGACG GAGCCAGTTAGCCCCTTTCTGCTtccagaggaagaggaagaagatGATGACGAAGATGATGAATATGAGAGCCGCTCTTGGAGGCGATGA